The Tamandua tetradactyla isolate mTamTet1 chromosome 5, mTamTet1.pri, whole genome shotgun sequence genome window below encodes:
- the ZSCAN23 gene encoding zinc finger and SCAN domain-containing protein 23 yields the protein MATTLGLQSPEMQEGLLAMKVKEEEEDHSFGKESGLPRNNPHTREIHRRRFRQFCYQETPGPREALQRLQELCHQWLRPEMHTKEQILELLVLEQFLTILPEELQAWVREHCPVSGEEAVNVLEDLERELDEPGEQVSTHTHEQEEFMREKAALGIAQKSSDAHLQTLEEQRQCNLQEACPFQEIVGEAGTWNVALAPKRKISKEMKSLVEESGKLSGDISQVPNCGDTCDHEGRLDRHRVSPLVERPYVCGECGKSFTQNSILIEHQRTHTGEKPYECDKCGRAFSQRSGLFQHQRLHTGEKRYQCTVCGKAFSQNAGLFHHLRIHTGEKPYQCNQCSKSFSRRSVLIKHQRIHTGERPYECEDCGKNFIYHCNLIQHRKVHLATESS from the exons ATGGCCACGACCTTAGGCCTTCAGAGTCCTGAGATGCAGGAAGGACTTCTAGCAATGAAGgtaaaggaagaagaagaggaccATTCCTTTGGTAAAGAATCAGGCCTGCCAAGAAATAATCCTCATACTAGAGAGATACATCGTAGGCGCTTCAGACAATTCTGCTATCAGGAGACACCTGGGCCCAGGGAAGCTCTTCAAAGACTTCAGGAGCTCTGCCATCAGTGGTTGAGGCCAGAGATGCACACCAAGGAGCAGATCCTGGAGCTCCTGGTGCTCGAGCAGTTCCTGACCATCCTGCCCGAGGAGCTCCAGGCCTGGGTGAGAGAACATTGCCCTGTGAGTGGAGAGGAAGCAGTGAATGTGCTGGAGGATTTGGAGAGAGAACTGGATGAGCCAGGAGAGCAG GTCTCAACTCATACTCATGAACAGGAAGAATTTATGAGAGAGAAGGCAGCTCTAGGAATAGCCCAGAAGTCATCTGATGCCCACCTCCAAACCTTGGAAGAGCAGCGTCAGTGTAATTTGCAAGAGGCGTGCCCTTTTCAGGAGATTG TTGGTGAGGCTGGAACTTGGAATGTGGCATTAGCCCCAAAGAGAAAGATTTCTAAAGAAATGAAATCTCTTGTGGAAGAATCTGGAAAACTGAGTGGTGATATTTCTCAGGTCCCCAATTGTGGAGACACCTGTGACCATGAGGGCAGATTGGACAGGCACCGGGTAAGCCCTTTGGTAGAGAGACCCTATGTCTGTGGTGAGTGTGGGAAAAGTTTCACTCAGAATTCCATCCTTATCGAGCACCAGAGAACGCACACGGGTGAGAAACCCTACGAGTGTGACAAGTGTGGGCGGGCCTTCAGCCAGCGGTCAGGCCTTTTCCAGCACCAGAGACTCCACACTGGGGAGAAGCGCTACCAGTGCACTgtttgtgggaaagccttcagccagAACGCTGGGCTTTTCCATCACCTCCGAATCCATACTGGGGAAAAACCTTACCAGTGTAACCAGTGCAGTAAGAGTTTTAGTCGACGTTCTGTCCTCATTAAGCACCAGAGAATTCACACAGGCGAGAGACCTTATGAATGTGAAGACTGTGGCAAGAACTTCATTTACCACTGCAACCTCATCCAGCATCGGAAGGTCCATCTTGCAACTGAGTCCAGCTAG